In the genome of Streptomyces aquilus, the window ATGGAGGGATCTGAGGTCCCGGTCGCCCCAGTAGCGGGAGTGATCGGCGAGAACCTGCTGGATGTCGGTGACCCGGGCGGGAACGATGTCTGCGGCCATGCCGCCGATCATGACAGGCGCGGCACCGCCGACCGGGGCCGCGGCTCGAACCCCGCCGCGCGGTAGCTCGCGTCGATCAGCTCCATCGTCGCCACCGCGTCGTCCGCGTCCAGCGGCACCGGCGTGCCCTCGCGGACCCGCGCCGCGAACGCGTCCAACTGGTAGGTGTACGACGACCTGGTGCCGAGCCGCTCCGTGCGCTCGCCCGCGTCGGTGCGGACCACGACCCGGTCGTCGAGGTGCGGCAGCACGAAGTTCGTCGCCGTCGCCTCACCCCGGCTGCCGACGATCCGGCAGCTCATGTCCAGACCGTCGTACGCCATGTGACAGCGCGCGGACGCCGTGGCCCCGTCCGGGAACTCCAGCTCCACGTCCAGCCATTCGTCCACGCCCGGTGCCCCCGCCCGCTCGCCGCCGCGCGCCGAGACCAGCCGCGGCGCGCCGCCGCCGAACGGGGCCAGCATGCGCACCGCGTGCAGGCTGTAGCAGCCCAGGTCCATCATCGCGCCGCCGGCCAGCGGCAGCGACCAGCGCGGGTCGGTGTCCGGGGGCGCGGCGATGGCGACCATCGTCTCCACCCGCTGGAGGTCGCCGAGTTCACCGCTCTCCAGCAGCTCGTGCAGGCGCCGGGCGACCGGGTGGAAGAGGTAGTGGAAGGCCTCCATGAAGACGGTCCCGGACTTCGCTGCCGCCTCCCGCACCTCGGCGGCCTCCACGGCGTTGCTCGCCGACGGCTTCTCGGACAGCACATGCTTGCCGGCCGCGAGGGCGGCGAGGTTCCACGGCCCGTGCAGACCGTTGGCGAGGGGGTTGTAGACGACCTCGACCTCGGGGTCCGCGATCAGGTCGGCGTAGGAGTCGACGACCCGCTCCACGCCGTGCTCGCGCGCGAACTCCGCGGCGCGGGACCGGTCGCGGGCGGCCACCGCGACGACGCGGTGGCCGGTCGTCCGGGCCGGGGTGATGAGGGAGCTCGCGGTGATCCGCGCGGCCCCCAGGACTCCGATGCGCAGGGGTTCCCGGCCCGGTTCGCTCATGCCTGCCGTACCTCCTCGATGGTGACGGGGCGGTGCTCGTGCAGGGACAGTGTGCACGCCTCGGCGATCCAGCCCGCCTCCAGGGCGTCCTCCACCGTGCACGGGGAGGGCCGGGTGCCCGCCACGACCTCGGTGAACGCGGTGAGTTCGGCGCGGTAGGCGGCGGTGAAGCGGTCCATGAAGAAGTCGTGCGGCGTCCCGGCCGGGAACGTCACCCCGGGCTCGACCGAGCGCAGCGGCAGCTTGTCCTCCAGACCGACCGCGATGGAGTCCTCGAAGCCGTGCAGCTCCATGCGGACGTCGTAACCCCGCTTGTTGTGGCGGGAGTTGGAGATCACCGCGATCGTGCCGTCGTCCAGGGTGAGGATCGCGCCGGTGGTGTCGGCGTCGCCGGCCGCCTTGATGTAGTCGGCGCCGCGGTTGCCGCCGACGGCGTACACCTCGGTGACCTCACGGCCGGTCACCCAGCGGATGATGTCGAAGTCGTGCACCGAACAGTCGCGGAAGATGCCTCCGGAGGCGGCGACGTACGCGGCGGGCGGCGGCGCCGGGTCCAGGGTCGTCGAGCGCACGGTGTGCAGCTTGCCGAGCTCACCACTTTGCACGGCGGCCCGCGCGGCCACGAACCCGGCGTCGAAACGCCGGTTGTAGCCGATCTGGATCGGCACGTCCGTGCCCTGGATCGCCTTGAGGACCGCGACGCCCTCGCTCATGTGCTTGGCGACCGGCTTCTCGCAGAAGACCGGGATGCCGGCCTCGACACCGGCCAGGATCAGCGCCGGGTGGGCGTCCGTCGCCGCCGCGACGACGATGCCGTCCACGCCGGCCGCCAGCAGGGCCTCCGGCGAGTCCACGACCTCGCCGCCGAACTTCTCCGCGGCGGCCTTGGCGGCGTCCGCGAACGGGTCGGTGAGGACCAGCGACTCGACCGCGTCGAGTCCGGAGAGGGTCTCGGCGTGGAAGGCGCCGATACGGCCGAGGCCGAGGATTCCGATGCGCATGGGGGTTGCAGCTCCTTGAGGGTTCTTGCGTGGATCAGCGGGGCTAGTCGAGTCCGCCGAGGACGTTCTGGTCCCAGTCGATCACCGATCCGGTGACCACGCCGGACCGGTCGGACAGCAGCAGGACCACGAAGTCGGCGATCTCGTCGGGCTGGCCCAGCTTGCCCATCGGCAGCTTCGCGGCGGCCTGCTCACGCCAGTCGTCGCCGGCGCCGTGGAAGGCCTTCTGGGTGGCGTCCTCGCCCTCGGTCGCCGTCCAGCCGATGTTCACGCCGTTGATCCGCACCCGGTCCCAGCGGTGCGCGTGCGCGGCGTTGCGGGTCAGGCCGATCAGCCCGGCCTTCGCGGCGACGTACGGGGCGAGGAACGGCTGCCCGCCGTGCGCCGAGGACGTGATGATGTTGACGACCGTGCCGGGCGCGCCCCGCCCCACCATGTCGGCGACCGCGGCCTGCATCGCGAAGAACGGCGCCTTCAGGTTGATCGCGATGTGCTGGTCGAACAGCTCGGGCGTGGTGTCGAGCAGCGTGCCCCGGGAGGTGAGCCCCGCCGAGTTCACCAGGCAGTCGATCCGGCCGTACGCCGCGACCACGGACGCCACCGACGCCTTCGCCTGCTCGGCGTCCGCGAGGTCGGCCCGTACGAACATCGCCTTGCCGCCCGCCGCCGTCAGCTCGGCCACCAGCGCCTCGCCCGGCTCGGGGCGCCGCCCGGACACGGCCACGACCGCGCCCTCGCGCACCGCGGCCCGAGCGATCGCGGCGCCCACGCCCTGGCTCCCGCCGTTGACGAGGACGATCTTGTCGTCGAGAAGTCCCATGAAACCCAAGCCCTTTCAGCTCTCGCGCCGTTCGGCGGCCGCCCGCAGTCCGTCCCGCAGCGTCCGCGGTGTCCACCGCTCGCGCAGCGCCCGCCGGACGAGATCGGCCTGGGAGGGCGGGGCCAGGCCGTCGACCGGCGGATCGCTGTCGAGGTTGGTCGGGAAGGGGTAGCCCTCGGCGCTGGCGGCGATGACGTTGGCCAGCCATTCCTCGCTCGCGCCCTCCGTGGCGCGGCGCAGCAGCACGGGGTAGACCGCGTTGGCCATCGTCTCCCGGTCCACGGTCTCCATGGCCCGCCCGAACGCCGAGGACACCTGGAGCAGATTGGCGACCCGCCGGACATCGGTGGTGCGGTTGGTGCCGGCGGCGTGGAACAGCGCCGGGTTGAAGAAGACGGCGTCGCCCTTGGCCAGCGGCAGCTGGACGTGGTGCTCCTTGAAGTACGCCTGGAACTCCGGCCGCCGCCACGCGAGGTAGCCCGGCTCGAAGGTCTGCGAGTACGGCAGGTAGAGCGTCGGCCCGGACTCGACCGGCATGTCGCAGTGCGCGACCGCGCCCTGGAGCGTGAGCACGGGGGAGAGGCGGTGCACATGGGCCGGGTAGGCGGCGGCGACCTCGTCGGAGAGGAAACCGAGGTGGTAGTCGCGGTGCGCGGTCTGCGCGAGGCCGCCCGGGTTGACGACGTTGACCTGGGAGGTGACCTGGTAGCCGGGGCCCAGCCAGGCCTCCGAGACCAGGGCGAGGACGGGGTTGGCGTAGTAGTCGGCGAACGCCGTCGGGTCGTACAGGGCGGCCTTCTCCAGCGCGTTCCACACCCGCTCGTTGGCGCCGGGCTTCGCGAAGTGGTCGCCGGCGGTGGCGCCCGCCGCGTCCTGTTCGCGGATCAGCGCCTCGAAGACCGCGGTGGCCCGGTCCACGACCGCGGCATCGGGGAACGCGCCCCGGAACACCACGACTCCGGGCCCGTCGGTGAGGGCCCGCACCAGCTCCTCCTGGACCGCACGTCGGTCCTCGGCCGCCCCGACGCGCTCACTGTCGTAGAGCAGGACGTTGCGCTCCACGGCGTCGGCGTACGGGTAGTCGGCCGGGTCGGTGGTCCGCTCGACGAGCGGACGCAGGGCCGCGAGGTCGCAGTCCTGCTCGGACAGCCAGGCCCGGCGGTGTACGGCGGTGAAGGACATCGGTGTCCTCTCGGTGACGGGGCGACGCAGCGCTCGGGTGACAGGGGCGACGCAGCGCTGTCATTCTTGTCAGTACAAACCCGTCGAACAACCGGCACGGAGCCATCAAAAACCCCTCAAGGAGCCTGCCCATGGGCCACCCCTTCCCGATCCGGGAAATCGCACGTCAGGCGGGTTTGAGCGAGGCCACCGTGGACCGGGTCCTGAACGGCAGGGGCGGCGTCCGGGAGAGCACGGCCCGCGAGGTCCGGCAGGCCATCGCCGACCTCGACCGGCAGCGCACCCAGGTCCGGCTGGTGGGCCGCACTTTCATGATCGACATAGTGATGCAGACGCCCGAGCGGTTCAGCACCGCCGTCCGGGCCGCGCTGGAGGCGGAACTGCCCGCCCTGCATCCGGCGGTCGTGCGCTCCCGCTTCCATTTCCGGGAGACCGGCCCGGTCGAGGAGCAGGTCCGCACCCTGGACCGGATAGCCCGGCGCGGCTCCCAGGGCGTGATCCTCAAGGCCCCGGACGTCCCCGAGGTCACCGCGGCCGTCGGCCGCCTGGTCGCCGCCGGCATCCCCGTGGTCACCCTGGTCACCGACCTGCCCGCCAGCGCCCGCCTCGGCTACGTCGGCATCGACAACCGGGCGGCCGGGGCGACGGCCGCGTACCTCATGGGTCAGTGGCTCGGCGACCGGCCCGGCAACGTCCTCACCAGCCTCAGCAGCGGCTTCTTCCGCAACGAGGAGGAGCGTGAGATGGGCTTCCGCGGCGCCATGCGGGCCCACCACCCGGGCCGCACCCTGGTCGAGATCGCCGAGGGCCAGGGCCTGGACGCCACCCAGTACGACCTCGTCCGCGCGGCCCTCGCCCGCGACCCGGACATCCGCGCGGTGTACTCCATCGGCGGCGGCAACATCGCGACCCTGCGCGCCTTCGAGGACCTCGGCCGGGAGTGCGCGGTGTTCGTCGCCCACGACCTCGACCACGACAACACCCGCCTGCTGAGCGAGCACCGCCTCTCCGCGGTCCTCCACCACGACCTGCGCCAGGACCTGCGCGAGGCCTGCCACCTCGTCATGCGGGCGCACGGCGCACTGCCCCCGGCGGGACCGACACTGCCGTCCGCGATCCAGGTCGTGACGCCGTACAACATGCCCACCGTCGCTACGGCAGGTTGATCGCGTACGCCTTCCGCAGCGTCTCGTGCACCGTCCACGTCGTACGGTCGCCCGCACGGAGTACGGCCATGTCGCCGGGCCCGACCTCCAGCGTCGGCCCGCCCTCCACCGCGACCGTGGCCGAGCCGCTGATCACCACGAACAGCTCGTCCGCCTCGGTGTCGGTGACGACGCCCGGGGTGATCTGCCAGACGCCGCGGATCTGCCTGCCGTCCGCCGACTCCCAGACCACCTTCCCGGTCACCTCCGGCGTCCCGGAGACGATCTGTTCCGGGGCGAGGGGCTCGGGTACGAGCTCGGCGTCGGGGACGTGGACTACGAAACTGTGGCTCATGGGACGACCCTAGCCAGCGCGTACGCTCCGCGGCCGTGGACAGGGTGTGGGGTATCGGCCCAGGTGGGAGGACACTTCGTCGCGACTGGCGGCCCGCCGCGAGGCGCGTGATCGTGGGAGACATGGCACAGGCCGCGGCGGAGACCGCCGACGCACCGCACCCGCACGACACCCGCGAGGCCGTCCTGTTCGGCGGGGTCTACGGCGCCGTCCTCGCCTGCTCGATGGTCGCCGCGCTCACCCAGTACGGCCACACCTCCCAGGACAGCCGCCGCTACGACGCCCTGTGGCTGCTGGTCACGGCCTTCGCCTCCGCCCTGGCCCACGGCTACGCCCACTACATCGCCGAACGCACCCCGCACCGCCGCGGGGACGCCCTGCGCACCCTGGTCGACGAGTGGCCCCTGATCGCGGCCGTCCTGCCCACCGTCGCGGTCCTGGCCGGCGCGGGCTGGGGCTGGTGGCCCGCGAAGGGCGTGGAGTACCCGGCGTTCGCCCTGAACATCACCCTGCTGTTCGCCCTCGGTCTGGTGACGGCCCGCTGGGCCCACCGCTCATGGGCCGCCGCCCTGCTGATCGGCGCGGTGGACGCGCTGCTGGGGGTAGGGGTGGTCGTGGCCAACGCCGTCATCAAGTGACGGAGCGTAAGGTCGTGGCCTGCCGAGGAGTGGCCTGCCGAGGAGTGGCCTGCCGGGGAGAGGGCCCGTACGACCACCGATGTGGGGGAAGGGAGCCCGTATGACCACCGACGTCACCGACGAGGCGATCGCCAGCCTGCGCGACACCGCGGACCCGCGTCTGCGCGACCTGCTCACCGCCCTCATCCGCCATCTGCACGACTTCGCCCGCGAGACGCGGCTGACCCAGGGGGAGTGGGAGGCGGCGATCCGTTTCCTCACGGCGACCGGACAGACCTGCACGGACACCCGGCAGGAGTTCATCCTCCTGTCGGACGTCCTCGGCCTGTCGATGCTGCTGGAGACCCTGCACGGCCACAGCACGCCCGACGCCACCGAGTCGACCGTCCTCGGCCCCTTCCACATGACCGAGTCCCCGGTCCGTGAACTCGGCGCGAACATCGACCTGGTGGGCGACGGGGAGCCCTGTGTGGTGAGCGGCCGCGTGCTGTCCGCGGACGGCACCCCGCTGCCGGGCGCGACCCTGGACGTGTGGCAGGCGAACGCCCAGGGGTTCTACGACGTCCAGCAGCCGGACGTACAGCCGGCCGGAAACGGCCGGGGCCTCTTCACCACCGACGCCGAGGGCCGCTTCCGCTTCCGCACCTGCGTCCCGAGCTCCTACCCGATCCCCACGGACGGCCCGGTCGGGGACCTGCTCCGGGCCACCGGCCGGCACCCCTATCGCCCCGCCCACATCCACTTCATCGCCTCGGCCCCCGACCACGCCCCGGTCACCACGCACATCTTCGTGGCGGGCGACAAGTACCTGGGCTCGGACGCGGTGTTCGCCGTCAAGCAGAGCCTGGTCCGCGACTTCACCCCGACCGACGACCCGTCCCTGGCCCAGGAGTCGGGCGTGCCGAACCCCTTCCGGCACGCGCACATCGACCTCGTACTGGAGCGCGCGTGAACCCCCTGGCCTCCTTCACCCACGAGACGCCACCCATGCGGGTCGTCTTCCGTGCCGACGCCGCCACGTCGGCGACCGCGGGGGAGGCCCAACGGCTCGGTCTGCGAAGGCTGTTGGTGGTCTCCGGCACGCACGGCGCCGACACCGCACAGGCGGTCGCCGACTCCCTCGGCCCGGCCTGCGCGGGCCTGCACACCGGGGCCAGGATGCATGTCCCCGTCGAAGTCGCCGACCGTGCGGTGCAGGTGGCCCTCGCCGCGGACGCGGACGGCTGTGTCGCGGTCGGCGGCGGCTCGGCCATCGGCCTCGGCAAGGCGATCGCGCTGCGCACCGGCCTGCCACTGATCGCCGTCCCCTCCACGTACTCCGGCTCGGAGGCGACGCCGGTGTGGGGCCTGACCGAGCACGGCGCCAAACGCACCGGCCGCGACCAGGCCGTCCTGCCCCGCAGCATCGTCTACGACCCCGAGCTCACCCTCCCCCTCCCCGTCCCGCTCTCCGTCACCAGCGGCGTCAACGCGATCGCCCACGCCGTCGAGGCCCTGTACGCCCCCGACACCTCACCCCTGATCGCGCTGACCGCCGAGGAGGGCTTCCGCGCCATGGCCGGTGCGCTGCCCCGACTGGCCGCCGATCCCCGGAACCTGGACGCCCGTGGCCGCGCCCTCTACGGCGCCTGGCTCTGCGGCTCCTGCCTGGGCGCCACCACCATGGGCCTGCACCACAAGCTCTGCCATGTCCTCGGCGGCACCTTCGGCCTGCCCCACGCCGAGACCCACACCGTGGTCCTGCCGTACGCCCTGGCGTACAACGCCCCGGCGGCTCCCGAGGCGGCGACCGCCGTGGCCCGCGCCCTGGACGCGGCCGACGCCCCAACGGCTCTGTGGCGACTGGCCGGAGACCTGGGCGCGCCGCGCTCGCTCGCGGAACTGGGCCTGAAGGAGGCCGACTTGACGGTGGCGGCCGAGCAGGCGGCGGGTCAGGCGTACCCCAACCCGAGGGAGGTCACGGCGGACGGTGTGCTGGCGCTGCTGCGGGCGGCGTTCGAGGGCGCGGCGCCGGAGCGGTCGTAGGGCAGGAAGGGTGCCTCGCTCCGAGGGGCGGCGCGGTCGGTGGCTTCAGGCCTTCGCGTAGGCGGGCACGGTCGGCTTCTTCAGGATGAACCGGGTGGAGTGGTCCGTCAGGTCGGCCGCGGCCGCGCCGTGAGGATGCCGAGCGCGTTCGCCCCGACGACGGCCGCGATCCCCGCCCACTCCGGCCCGCCCAGCCCCTGCCCGAGGACCACCCACCCCACCACGGCCGCCAGAACCGGGTTGACGCTCATGAACAGGCCGAACACCGGGGCCGGCACCCGCCGCAGCGTGAACAGGTCGGCGAGGTAGGGCACCGCCGAGGACAGCACCCCGGCGGCCACCGCACAGCCGGCCGCCTCCGGAGTCGGCGGACGGTGCACGGCGACCACGATCCCGACCGGCAGGAACATCAGCGCCGACACCATGGCCGCGGCCGCCGAGCCCTGCGCTCCGGGCAGCCGGCTGCCGACGGTGCGGTTGAGGAGGATGTACGACGCCCAGCAGGCGGCGGCCAGCAGCCCGAGCCCCATGCCCAGGTAGTCGGTGGAGGGCTGCGGCCGCATCAGCGTCACCACCCCCGCGGTCGCCAGCAGCGCACAGCACGCGTCCACCCGGCGCCGCGTGGCGGCCAGGGCGATGGCGAGCGGGCCGAGGAACTCCAGGGTCACCGCCAGCCCCAGCCCGACGCGGTCGACGGCCGTGTAGAGGGACAGGTTCATGGTCCCGAACACCACGGCCAGCAGCAGCACCGGCCACCACTGGCGCCAGGTGAACGACCGCAGCCGCGGCCTGCCGACCGTCAACAGCACGGCAGCGGCCACGTACTGACGGACCGCCACGACTCCCACGGGGCCGATGACGGGGAAGGCGAGCGAACCGATCGCGGCGCCGACCTGGTTGGACAGTCCACTGCCGGCCATCGTGGCCACCCCGGCGACGGAGACGCCGGAGCGCTGCCGGGCGCCGGTGGCGGGCAGGGGAGGGGCGGCGGGGCGTGCGGGGGCTCCTTGCATACGCCGATCGTCGGTGCGCCCGACGCTTGCGCAAAATGCATCTGCTTCTTTGTCTATACGCTTGAGTTATGGATGTGGAGCTTCGACAGCTGCGTTGCCTCGTCGCCATCGTCGACGAAGGCACCTTCACCGACGCCGCCCTCGCCCTCGGAGTGTCCCAGGCGGCCGTCTCGCGCACCCTGGCCTCGCTCGAACGCTCGCTGGGCGTACGGCTGTTGCGGCGCACCTCGCGCGAGGTGACCCCGACCGGCGCCGGGGTACGGGTCGTCGCGCACGCCCGCCGGGTGCTCGCCGAGGTCGACGACCTGGTCCGCGAGGCCATCTCGGGCCACGCCCATCTGCGCATCGGCTACGCCTGGGCGGCGCTCGGCCGGCACACGCTGCCCTTCCAGCGCCGCTGGGGCCGGGAGCGTCCGGAGACCGACCTGCACCTGGTGCGCGTCAACTCGCCGACCGCCGGGCTCGCCGAGGGCGCGTGCGATCTGGCCGTCGTACGCCGGGAGTTGGACGACCGGCGGTTCGAGTCGGCCATCGTCGGCCTGGAGCGGCGGCTGTGCGCGATGGCCGCCGACGATCCGCTGGCCCGGCGCCGGTCGGTGCGGATGGCCGACCTCGCGGGGCGGACGCTGCTGGTGGACCGCCGTACCGGCACCACCACCCCCGACCTGTGGCCGGCGGAGGCCCGTCCGGCCACCGAGGAGACGCACGACGTCGACGACTGGCTGACCGTGATCGCCACCGGCCGGTGCGTGGGGATGACGGCCGAGTCGACCGCCAACCAGTACCCGCGGCCCGGGGTCGTCTACCGGCCGGTGCGTGACGGGGAGCCGATCGCCGTGCGGCTCGCCTGGTGGCGGGACGACCCGCACCCAGCGACACAGGCCGTGATGGAGCTGCTCACGACGCTGTACCGGGAGGGGTGAGCAATACGGCGGACAAGATTGTTGACAATCTTGATTGAGTGGATTTACGTTCGACAGGCACGCACTCAGGGAGGGCGACGATGCCGAAAGAAGCCCGTCCGAGCACCGGGGAGCAGGCCAAACAGCATGCGCTCGGGCAGCTGCGGCAGGCGATCCTGCACGGCGAGATGGCACCGGCGCAGCGGCTGGTGGAGAACGAACTCGCCGAGCAGTTCGGTGTGACACGGGCCAGCATCCGGGCCGCGCTCATCGATCTGGAGGCCCAGGGCCTCGTCGAGCGGATCCGCAACCGGGGTTCCCGGGTGCGGGTGGTGACCGTGGCGGAAGCGGTCGCCATCACCGAGTGCCGGATGGTCCTCGAAGGGCTCTGCGCGGCGAAGGCCGCCGTCACCGCCAGTGACGAGCAGCTCGCCGAGCTGACCGAGCTGGGCACGGCGATGACCAAGGCCGTCGCCGACGGCGAGCCGATGACCTACTCCGAGCTCAACCAGGAGCTCCACGCCAAGGTCCGGGAGTTCTCCGGCCAGCGGACGGCCGTGGAACTGCTGGAGCGGCTCAACGCCCAACTGGTGCGCCACCGCTTCCAGTTGGCGCTGCGGCCCGGGCGTCCGCAGCGCTCCCTGAACGAGCACCTGGCGATGATCGAGGCGATCGGGGCCAGGGACCCGCAGGCGGCCGAAGCGGCCGTCCGCGCCCACCTCACCAGCGTGATCGAGGCGCTGCGCGACTGATCACCACGGACCGGGGCGGGCGCTCACCTGTGACCAAGGGAGATCGCAGCAATGACCCAGGCCAACGCGCCCGCCGGGCCACGGTCCACTCTCGTCGTCACCGCACACGCCGGCGACTTCGTGTGGCGGGCCGGCGGGGCCATCGCCCTCGCGGCGTCCCGCGGCGAGAAGGTCACCATCGCCTGTCTGACCTTCGGTGAGCGCGGCGAGTCCGCCAAGGCGTGGCGCGAGGGGAAGAAGCTGGAGGAGATCAAGGCGATACGCCGGGACGAGGCCGAGCGCGCCGCCGCCACCCTCGGTGCCGAGGTCCGCTTCTTCGACGCCGGCGACTACCCGCTGCTGGTCACCCCCGAACTGACCGACCGGCTCGTGGAGGTGTACCGCGACACCCAGCCCGACGTCGTGCTCACCCACCCCGCCGAGGACCCGTACAACGGCGACCACCCGGCCGCGCACCGCATGGCCCTGGAGGCCAGGGTCCTCGCCCAGGCCATCGGCTACCCCGGCCCCGGCGAGATCATCGGTGCTCCGCCGGTCTTCTTCTTCGAGCCGCACCAGCCCGAGATGAGCGGCTTCAGGCCCGAGGTCCTCCTCGACATCACCGAGGTGTGGG includes:
- a CDS encoding phytanoyl-CoA dioxygenase family protein, with protein sequence MSFTAVHRRAWLSEQDCDLAALRPLVERTTDPADYPYADAVERNVLLYDSERVGAAEDRRAVQEELVRALTDGPGVVVFRGAFPDAAVVDRATAVFEALIREQDAAGATAGDHFAKPGANERVWNALEKAALYDPTAFADYYANPVLALVSEAWLGPGYQVTSQVNVVNPGGLAQTAHRDYHLGFLSDEVAAAYPAHVHRLSPVLTLQGAVAHCDMPVESGPTLYLPYSQTFEPGYLAWRRPEFQAYFKEHHVQLPLAKGDAVFFNPALFHAAGTNRTTDVRRVANLLQVSSAFGRAMETVDRETMANAVYPVLLRRATEGASEEWLANVIAASAEGYPFPTNLDSDPPVDGLAPPSQADLVRRALRERWTPRTLRDGLRAAAERRES
- a CDS encoding LysR family transcriptional regulator; this encodes MDVELRQLRCLVAIVDEGTFTDAALALGVSQAAVSRTLASLERSLGVRLLRRTSREVTPTGAGVRVVAHARRVLAEVDDLVREAISGHAHLRIGYAWAALGRHTLPFQRRWGRERPETDLHLVRVNSPTAGLAEGACDLAVVRRELDDRRFESAIVGLERRLCAMAADDPLARRRSVRMADLAGRTLLVDRRTGTTTPDLWPAEARPATEETHDVDDWLTVIATGRCVGMTAESTANQYPRPGVVYRPVRDGEPIAVRLAWWRDDPHPATQAVMELLTTLYREG
- a CDS encoding intradiol ring-cleavage dioxygenase — protein: MTTDVTDEAIASLRDTADPRLRDLLTALIRHLHDFARETRLTQGEWEAAIRFLTATGQTCTDTRQEFILLSDVLGLSMLLETLHGHSTPDATESTVLGPFHMTESPVRELGANIDLVGDGEPCVVSGRVLSADGTPLPGATLDVWQANAQGFYDVQQPDVQPAGNGRGLFTTDAEGRFRFRTCVPSSYPIPTDGPVGDLLRATGRHPYRPAHIHFIASAPDHAPVTTHIFVAGDKYLGSDAVFAVKQSLVRDFTPTDDPSLAQESGVPNPFRHAHIDLVLERA
- a CDS encoding SDR family oxidoreductase encodes the protein MGLLDDKIVLVNGGSQGVGAAIARAAVREGAVVAVSGRRPEPGEALVAELTAAGGKAMFVRADLADAEQAKASVASVVAAYGRIDCLVNSAGLTSRGTLLDTTPELFDQHIAINLKAPFFAMQAAVADMVGRGAPGTVVNIITSSAHGGQPFLAPYVAAKAGLIGLTRNAAHAHRWDRVRINGVNIGWTATEGEDATQKAFHGAGDDWREQAAAKLPMGKLGQPDEIADFVVLLLSDRSGVVTGSVIDWDQNVLGGLD
- a CDS encoding PIG-L deacetylase family protein — its product is MTQANAPAGPRSTLVVTAHAGDFVWRAGGAIALAASRGEKVTIACLTFGERGESAKAWREGKKLEEIKAIRRDEAERAAATLGAEVRFFDAGDYPLLVTPELTDRLVEVYRDTQPDVVLTHPAEDPYNGDHPAAHRMALEARVLAQAIGYPGPGEIIGAPPVFFFEPHQPEMSGFRPEVLLDITEVWDTKRTAMECLGAQQHLWEYYTDLAVRRGVQLKRNAGPNLGLAHRTMAEAYMRPYPQIAKELA
- a CDS encoding EamA family transporter; this translates as MQGAPARPAAPPLPATGARQRSGVSVAGVATMAGSGLSNQVGAAIGSLAFPVIGPVGVVAVRQYVAAAVLLTVGRPRLRSFTWRQWWPVLLLAVVFGTMNLSLYTAVDRVGLGLAVTLEFLGPLAIALAATRRRVDACCALLATAGVVTLMRPQPSTDYLGMGLGLLAAACWASYILLNRTVGSRLPGAQGSAAAAMVSALMFLPVGIVVAVHRPPTPEAAGCAVAAGVLSSAVPYLADLFTLRRVPAPVFGLFMSVNPVLAAVVGWVVLGQGLGGPEWAGIAAVVGANALGILTARPRPT
- a CDS encoding LacI family DNA-binding transcriptional regulator, whose product is MGHPFPIREIARQAGLSEATVDRVLNGRGGVRESTAREVRQAIADLDRQRTQVRLVGRTFMIDIVMQTPERFSTAVRAALEAELPALHPAVVRSRFHFRETGPVEEQVRTLDRIARRGSQGVILKAPDVPEVTAAVGRLVAAGIPVVTLVTDLPASARLGYVGIDNRAAGATAAYLMGQWLGDRPGNVLTSLSSGFFRNEEEREMGFRGAMRAHHPGRTLVEIAEGQGLDATQYDLVRAALARDPDIRAVYSIGGGNIATLRAFEDLGRECAVFVAHDLDHDNTRLLSEHRLSAVLHHDLRQDLREACHLVMRAHGALPPAGPTLPSAIQVVTPYNMPTVATAG
- a CDS encoding GntR family transcriptional regulator, with the translated sequence MPKEARPSTGEQAKQHALGQLRQAILHGEMAPAQRLVENELAEQFGVTRASIRAALIDLEAQGLVERIRNRGSRVRVVTVAEAVAITECRMVLEGLCAAKAAVTASDEQLAELTELGTAMTKAVADGEPMTYSELNQELHAKVREFSGQRTAVELLERLNAQLVRHRFQLALRPGRPQRSLNEHLAMIEAIGARDPQAAEAAVRAHLTSVIEALRD
- a CDS encoding cupin domain-containing protein — translated: MSHSFVVHVPDAELVPEPLAPEQIVSGTPEVTGKVVWESADGRQIRGVWQITPGVVTDTEADELFVVISGSATVAVEGGPTLEVGPGDMAVLRAGDRTTWTVHETLRKAYAINLP
- a CDS encoding maleylacetate reductase: MRVVFRADAATSATAGEAQRLGLRRLLVVSGTHGADTAQAVADSLGPACAGLHTGARMHVPVEVADRAVQVALAADADGCVAVGGGSAIGLGKAIALRTGLPLIAVPSTYSGSEATPVWGLTEHGAKRTGRDQAVLPRSIVYDPELTLPLPVPLSVTSGVNAIAHAVEALYAPDTSPLIALTAEEGFRAMAGALPRLAADPRNLDARGRALYGAWLCGSCLGATTMGLHHKLCHVLGGTFGLPHAETHTVVLPYALAYNAPAAPEAATAVARALDAADAPTALWRLAGDLGAPRSLAELGLKEADLTVAAEQAAGQAYPNPREVTADGVLALLRAAFEGAAPERS
- a CDS encoding Gfo/Idh/MocA family protein — its product is MRIGILGLGRIGAFHAETLSGLDAVESLVLTDPFADAAKAAAEKFGGEVVDSPEALLAAGVDGIVVAAATDAHPALILAGVEAGIPVFCEKPVAKHMSEGVAVLKAIQGTDVPIQIGYNRRFDAGFVAARAAVQSGELGKLHTVRSTTLDPAPPPAAYVAASGGIFRDCSVHDFDIIRWVTGREVTEVYAVGGNRGADYIKAAGDADTTGAILTLDDGTIAVISNSRHNKRGYDVRMELHGFEDSIAVGLEDKLPLRSVEPGVTFPAGTPHDFFMDRFTAAYRAELTAFTEVVAGTRPSPCTVEDALEAGWIAEACTLSLHEHRPVTIEEVRQA
- a CDS encoding Gfo/Idh/MocA family protein; translated protein: MSEPGREPLRIGVLGAARITASSLITPARTTGHRVVAVAARDRSRAAEFAREHGVERVVDSYADLIADPEVEVVYNPLANGLHGPWNLAALAAGKHVLSEKPSASNAVEAAEVREAAAKSGTVFMEAFHYLFHPVARRLHELLESGELGDLQRVETMVAIAAPPDTDPRWSLPLAGGAMMDLGCYSLHAVRMLAPFGGGAPRLVSARGGERAGAPGVDEWLDVELEFPDGATASARCHMAYDGLDMSCRIVGSRGEATATNFVLPHLDDRVVVRTDAGERTERLGTRSSYTYQLDAFAARVREGTPVPLDADDAVATMELIDASYRAAGFEPRPRSAVPRLS